From Bicyclus anynana chromosome 7, ilBicAnyn1.1, whole genome shotgun sequence, the proteins below share one genomic window:
- the LOC112045222 gene encoding cuticle protein 19.8 isoform X2: MLRQCITLAVLGCAFATPIAQYQIQQQDEGIPPHLLRQYIGGGQAQAQHIPRPAPQPAPAPARLPYNVQEEQYQPRPQYQPQPQAPPQQQYRPQQQREPEDYDPHPSYQFGFDVNDDQFTNYQNRKEQREGDVIKGSYSVVDSDGFIRTVTYTADPKEGFRAEVSRQPTDIVVKIPTPKPQVLQPQVPQLQQQHQQQHQPQHQQQQRPQQQQNPQYYRYE, encoded by the exons ATGTTGCGTCAGTGTATTACTCTCGCGGTGTTGGGGTGTGCTTTCGCAACCCCCATAGCTCAATACCAAATACAGCAACAG GATGAAGGAATCCCTCCACATCTACTGAGGCAGTACATCGGCGGCGGTCAGGCGCAAGCACAACACATCCCTCGACCTGCCCCACAGCCTGCGCCGGCGCCTGCGAGACTT CCTTACAATGTCCAAGAGGAGCAGTACCAGCCCAGACCCCAGTACCAGCCGCAACCACAGGCTCCCCCTCAGCAGCAATACAGACCTCAACAGCAGCGAGAGCCAGAAGACTATGAC CCTCATCCTTCCTACCAGTTCGGCTTTGATGTCAACGATGACCAGTTCACCAACTACCAGAACCGTAAAGAGCAAAGAGAAGGTGACGTCATCAAGGGCTCCTACTCCGTCGTAGACAGCGATGGTTTCATCAGAACCGTGACCTATACTGCTGATCCTAAGGAAGGTTTCAGGGCTGAG GTATCCCGTCAACCCACCGACATCGTGGTCAAGATCCCAACCCCCAAACCCCAAGTCCTCCAGCCCCAAGTTCCTCAGCTGCAGCAACAGCACCAGCAACAACACCAGCCACAGCACCAACAACAACAGAGaccacaacaacaacaaaacccACAATACTACCGCTacgaataa
- the LOC112045222 gene encoding cuticle protein 19.8 isoform X1: protein MLRQCITLAVLGCAFATPIAQYQIQQQQDEGIPPHLLRQYIGGGQAQAQHIPRPAPQPAPAPARLPYNVQEEQYQPRPQYQPQPQAPPQQQYRPQQQREPEDYDPHPSYQFGFDVNDDQFTNYQNRKEQREGDVIKGSYSVVDSDGFIRTVTYTADPKEGFRAEVSRQPTDIVVKIPTPKPQVLQPQVPQLQQQHQQQHQPQHQQQQRPQQQQNPQYYRYE from the exons ATGTTGCGTCAGTGTATTACTCTCGCGGTGTTGGGGTGTGCTTTCGCAACCCCCATAGCTCAATACCAAATACAGCAACAG CAGGATGAAGGAATCCCTCCACATCTACTGAGGCAGTACATCGGCGGCGGTCAGGCGCAAGCACAACACATCCCTCGACCTGCCCCACAGCCTGCGCCGGCGCCTGCGAGACTT CCTTACAATGTCCAAGAGGAGCAGTACCAGCCCAGACCCCAGTACCAGCCGCAACCACAGGCTCCCCCTCAGCAGCAATACAGACCTCAACAGCAGCGAGAGCCAGAAGACTATGAC CCTCATCCTTCCTACCAGTTCGGCTTTGATGTCAACGATGACCAGTTCACCAACTACCAGAACCGTAAAGAGCAAAGAGAAGGTGACGTCATCAAGGGCTCCTACTCCGTCGTAGACAGCGATGGTTTCATCAGAACCGTGACCTATACTGCTGATCCTAAGGAAGGTTTCAGGGCTGAG GTATCCCGTCAACCCACCGACATCGTGGTCAAGATCCCAACCCCCAAACCCCAAGTCCTCCAGCCCCAAGTTCCTCAGCTGCAGCAACAGCACCAGCAACAACACCAGCCACAGCACCAACAACAACAGAGaccacaacaacaacaaaacccACAATACTACCGCTacgaataa